In one window of Methanolobus mangrovi DNA:
- the crcB gene encoding fluoride efflux transporter CrcB produces the protein MVSEILLVGTGGFIGAILRYLVSGAIPRINEIPSGTLTVNAIGSFVLAAMTFSSVEGSLRFFVSIGMLGSFTTFSTFAYESFRLLGEGESKYFLLNIVLNLTVCLVATSLTYQIIIQ, from the coding sequence GTGGTCTCTGAAATTCTCCTTGTTGGTACAGGTGGATTCATCGGTGCAATACTCAGGTATCTTGTATCCGGTGCAATTCCTCGGATAAATGAAATCCCGTCCGGAACTCTCACTGTGAATGCAATAGGCAGTTTTGTGCTGGCAGCAATGACCTTTTCATCTGTAGAAGGGTCTCTGCGATTCTTTGTCAGCATTGGAATGCTGGGTTCTTTTACAACCTTCTCCACTTTTGCATACGAAAGTTTCAGGTTGCTGGGGGAAGGGGAAAGTAAGTATTTCCTGTTGAATATAGTTCTTAACTTAACAGTATGCTTAGTTGCAACGTCTCTTACATATCAAATAATTATTCAATAG
- a CDS encoding ABC transporter permease: MTTKYTNAGDDMGLSGMKLCLNTVFTLWLREMLRYKRSRSRIIGSLATPLFFLVIMGSALGSSMTLRSGRYIDYMAPGIIGMSILFASLMGGISIIWDREFGFLKEILVAPVSRFYTALGKAAGGVTTAMVQGISLMVISGFIGIEYVSIWRELLCIPIMFIMGLGFIGLGITLASRIESHEGFQMMMTFITFPTIMTSTAFYPMDNLPGWLSIPVHLNPLTYGVEALRWMLLDASDVPIELSMAVITAFALFTMGIGSWAFDRSGDQ, translated from the coding sequence TTGACAACGAAGTATACGAACGCTGGGGATGATATGGGCCTTTCCGGGATGAAACTCTGCCTGAACACTGTATTCACTCTGTGGCTTCGGGAGATGTTGCGTTACAAGCGCTCACGCTCAAGGATAATAGGTTCCCTGGCTACTCCTCTTTTTTTCCTTGTTATCATGGGTTCTGCCCTGGGGAGCTCGATGACCCTGCGAAGCGGCAGGTATATCGATTATATGGCTCCCGGTATAATCGGCATGTCAATACTCTTTGCATCCCTCATGGGCGGTATCTCTATCATATGGGATCGGGAGTTCGGTTTTCTAAAAGAAATACTTGTAGCACCTGTCAGTCGTTTCTACACAGCCCTTGGAAAAGCTGCAGGTGGCGTGACAACTGCAATGGTGCAGGGAATATCCCTGATGGTCATCAGTGGGTTTATCGGAATAGAATACGTGTCTATCTGGAGGGAACTCCTTTGCATCCCGATAATGTTTATAATGGGACTCGGGTTCATAGGACTTGGCATAACACTTGCATCAAGAATAGAATCTCATGAAGGTTTTCAGATGATGATGACTTTCATCACATTTCCCACTATCATGACCAGCACAGCATTTTATCCAATGGATAATCTTCCCGGATGGCTGAGCATACCGGTTCATCTCAATCCTTTGACCTACGGGGTGGAAGCCCTCAGGTGGATGTTGCTTGACGCTTCTGATGTGCCGATCGAGCTATCAATGGCTGTGATAACGGCGTTTGCACTATTTACAATGGGAATTGGAAGCTGGGCTTTTGACAGGTCAGGGGATCAATGA
- a CDS encoding ubiquitin-like small modifier protein 1 codes for MANVKVKLFANLREIAQASSLTLAGDTVKDVLLSLTEQYPPLNELIFEAGEDVKLCGYINVFLNGNNIKHMEGLATILNNDDELGVFPPVSGG; via the coding sequence ATGGCAAACGTTAAGGTTAAACTTTTTGCAAACCTGAGGGAGATTGCGCAGGCATCCTCATTAACATTGGCAGGGGATACTGTAAAGGACGTTCTGCTTTCTCTGACGGAACAATATCCTCCTTTGAACGAACTCATATTTGAAGCCGGAGAAGACGTGAAACTTTGCGGTTACATCAATGTGTTCCTGAACGGGAATAATATCAAACATATGGAAGGACTGGCTACAATTCTCAATAACGATGATGAACTGGGAGTATTCCCGCCCGTATCAGGCGGCTGA
- a CDS encoding HD domain-containing protein gives MKVIRDPIHGYIELDTLTLSLIDSPQIQRLRRISQLGLSNLVYPGANHTRFEHSLGVMHLASMLTEKIDSVTDEEKEELRVAALLHDVGHGPFSHVTENITKYYTRQRHEDVRDILKKGELGEILKEHGLNPATIEDHIQGKTDLGKILNSEIDVDRMDYLVRDSHYTGVAFGLVDHVRLINEMKFYENKLVVTAGGVKAAESLLVSRFLMHPSVYYHHVSRIAETMFTRAVDDLIQKKSLNAFDLRKMDDSRLFEMIRNDDGYAGELAERLDNRKLYKRALYVGFDEVGEGVLKHRKNIERVEAEIAEDVGIEPESVLIDIPKDPEIAEMKALVKVNGRMLRLDEVSHVVATLEQAHRDNWKMGVYTPKEYREEVSKAARTFFDVKRTTKQFRLSEIEG, from the coding sequence ATGAAAGTCATCCGTGATCCGATTCATGGTTATATTGAGCTTGACACTCTCACGTTATCACTTATAGATTCACCGCAGATACAACGGCTGAGACGAATAAGCCAGCTTGGGCTGTCAAATCTCGTGTATCCCGGAGCAAACCATACTCGTTTTGAACATTCCCTTGGCGTGATGCATCTTGCCAGCATGCTGACAGAAAAGATCGATTCTGTGACAGATGAGGAAAAAGAGGAGCTTAGGGTTGCGGCTCTTCTTCACGATGTGGGACATGGTCCTTTTTCGCACGTTACTGAAAATATTACCAAATACTATACGAGGCAACGGCATGAGGACGTCAGGGATATACTGAAAAAAGGTGAACTCGGGGAGATCTTAAAAGAACATGGTTTGAATCCTGCAACCATCGAGGACCACATTCAGGGAAAGACCGATCTCGGTAAGATACTCAACAGTGAGATAGATGTGGACAGGATGGACTATCTGGTGCGGGATTCGCATTATACGGGTGTTGCCTTCGGTCTTGTGGACCATGTCAGACTCATCAATGAGATGAAGTTCTATGAAAACAAACTCGTTGTCACCGCAGGCGGTGTCAAGGCCGCGGAATCACTTCTTGTATCAAGGTTCCTGATGCATCCTTCAGTATATTACCATCACGTTTCAAGGATAGCTGAAACCATGTTCACAAGGGCAGTGGATGATCTAATCCAGAAGAAGTCATTAAATGCTTTTGACCTGCGAAAAATGGATGATTCCAGACTTTTTGAAATGATACGTAATGATGATGGTTATGCAGGGGAACTGGCAGAGAGGCTGGATAACAGAAAACTCTACAAGAGGGCATTGTATGTAGGCTTTGATGAAGTTGGTGAAGGCGTTTTGAAACATCGGAAAAACATAGAACGGGTGGAAGCCGAGATTGCGGAAGATGTTGGCATTGAACCGGAAAGCGTTCTCATAGATATTCCAAAGGATCCGGAAATAGCTGAAATGAAGGCACTGGTGAAGGTAAATGGCAGAATGTTACGCCTGGATGAAGTTTCACATGTGGTTGCAACACTTGAGCAGGCTCACCGTGATAACTGGAAGATGGGAGTTTACACTCCGAAGGAGTACAGGGAAGAAGTATCCAAAGCTGCAAGGACCTTCTTTGATGTAAAAAGAACAACAAAACAATTCCGTCTGAGTGAAATAGAAGGGTAA
- the lpdD gene encoding prenylated flavin chaperone LpdD, translating to MQEIRKIAGRISLILDWKKAGNDYVITLTGGEAHVGAVGVGFYDKSSGRASSSVITSPGHRETDIALLGAKVFSEASKSAAVFMVGIHLDNITKKEIEEIVSVSEEMIDELSVIIQEGF from the coding sequence ATGCAGGAGATAAGGAAGATAGCGGGCAGAATAAGTCTCATTCTGGATTGGAAAAAGGCAGGAAATGACTATGTCATTACTCTTACAGGCGGGGAAGCGCATGTGGGGGCGGTAGGTGTGGGATTCTATGATAAATCCTCGGGCAGGGCCTCCTCTTCGGTGATCACAAGTCCTGGGCACAGGGAAACGGATATCGCGTTACTTGGGGCAAAGGTCTTCAGTGAGGCCAGCAAGTCTGCAGCGGTTTTTATGGTAGGCATTCATCTGGATAATATTACAAAAAAAGAAATAGAAGAAATTGTATCTGTTTCAGAGGAAATGATCGATGAATTATCGGTCATTATTCAGGAGGGTTTTTAA
- a CDS encoding UbiX family flavin prenyltransferase, which translates to MEIVIGISGASGSAYGIRLLEILSGTDIMTHLVITKAARQIIGIETDYEISYVEGLADAVYDESDFTAPIASGSHRFDGMIVAPCSMKTLGEIAGGMSDNLLGRVADVCLKERRKLILMPRETPLNQIHLENMLRLERAGGIILPASPGFYSRPQTIDDLVNSMAGRALDLIGIDNEVYERWG; encoded by the coding sequence ATGGAAATAGTTATAGGCATCAGCGGGGCTTCAGGCTCTGCATACGGTATCAGGCTACTGGAAATACTTTCAGGGACCGACATTATGACCCACCTGGTCATAACAAAGGCTGCGAGGCAGATAATAGGTATAGAAACTGACTATGAGATCAGTTATGTCGAAGGACTTGCAGACGCAGTATATGATGAAAGTGATTTTACAGCTCCAATTGCGAGTGGTTCTCACAGGTTCGATGGAATGATCGTTGCACCGTGCAGTATGAAGACGCTTGGTGAGATCGCCGGTGGCATGTCTGATAACCTGCTTGGCAGGGTTGCAGATGTCTGCCTGAAAGAGAGGCGAAAACTCATTCTGATGCCACGTGAAACACCACTGAACCAGATACACCTTGAGAATATGCTCAGGCTTGAAAGGGCTGGTGGAATAATTCTTCCCGCATCTCCTGGATTTTATTCAAGGCCGCAGACCATTGATGATCTGGTAAATTCAATGGCAGGGCGCGCACTTGACCTGATAGGCATTGACAACGAAGTATACGAACGCTGGGGATGA
- the crcB gene encoding fluoride efflux transporter CrcB has protein sequence MNDNSSIERALELLTIGAGGFFGAISRFLIAGQLGPASGTLFVNVLGSILLGFLMYNSEYLGYVSPRTRMFFGIGFLGSLTTFSTFTVQTFQMPLIEAAFNVIANVLLTLAGVFAGRGFVVYIVKRREGSSGL, from the coding sequence TTGAATGATAATTCTTCCATAGAACGGGCTCTTGAACTCCTGACAATAGGTGCAGGAGGATTCTTTGGGGCAATTTCACGATTTCTGATAGCAGGTCAATTAGGGCCTGCGTCAGGCACTTTATTTGTCAATGTTCTTGGAAGCATACTGCTTGGTTTTCTGATGTATAATTCCGAGTATTTGGGTTATGTGTCTCCAAGAACCCGAATGTTCTTCGGCATTGGATTTTTAGGTTCACTGACTACATTTTCCACATTTACGGTTCAGACATTCCAGATGCCCTTGATCGAAGCTGCATTCAATGTCATTGCAAATGTTCTCCTTACACTGGCGGGAGTATTCGCGGGAAGGGGATTTGTAGTGTACATTGTAAAAAGGAGGGAAGGGAGCAGTGGTCTCTGA
- a CDS encoding molybdopterin molybdotransferase MoeA: MIFRERTDVGKAKEMFLAQIKGMEKTELLPATSSISRVLSSSILAPRNVPHYRRSAMDGFAVRSVDLLGASPTNPVMLQISDDVMEGTCAPVNTGDYVPDEADAVLMMEDTISIGDMVEIRAQVHPGKNVGEIGEDVRKNEIIFNKSHLLRPCDIAVLASLGINDVKVYAKPVVAIIPTGNDLLPLPGEGIPAPGKTLDINSLMIAKYVEKWGGIARYCDIVPENKQLIEDAICANLDTDMIVVSGGTSVGDKDYVPEVVEKLGKKLVHGVGLSPGKPTALGVADDVPILCMPGYPAAGLVALFAFGKPALRKAGNIPDVPETKVKARMSGKIMSREGYLSYARVILEGNIAHPLMTAGAGILSSIAKSDGFVIIPENVEGCEEGSEVEVVLIE, translated from the coding sequence ATGATATTCAGAGAACGCACAGATGTGGGAAAAGCAAAGGAAATGTTCCTTGCACAGATAAAAGGCATGGAGAAAACCGAGCTTCTTCCGGCAACATCGTCTATTAGCAGGGTGCTTTCATCAAGTATACTCGCGCCCCGTAACGTACCACATTACCGCCGATCGGCTATGGATGGTTTTGCAGTCCGGTCTGTTGACCTGCTGGGTGCTTCACCCACGAATCCTGTGATGCTTCAAATATCCGATGATGTAATGGAAGGCACATGTGCTCCGGTAAATACGGGCGATTATGTTCCTGATGAAGCAGATGCTGTGCTAATGATGGAGGATACAATATCCATCGGAGATATGGTAGAGATCCGGGCACAGGTTCACCCTGGCAAGAATGTTGGTGAAATTGGCGAGGACGTAAGGAAAAATGAGATCATATTCAACAAGAGCCATCTTCTCAGGCCATGTGATATTGCTGTGCTTGCCTCTCTTGGGATAAATGATGTAAAGGTATATGCAAAACCTGTTGTTGCTATTATTCCCACAGGCAATGATCTCCTGCCGCTTCCCGGGGAAGGTATTCCTGCACCAGGGAAAACACTGGACATCAACAGCCTCATGATAGCTAAATATGTAGAGAAATGGGGTGGAATTGCACGATACTGTGATATTGTACCTGAGAATAAACAACTCATAGAAGATGCTATCTGCGCCAACCTCGACACTGACATGATAGTGGTATCCGGCGGAACCTCTGTCGGGGATAAGGATTATGTGCCGGAAGTTGTTGAAAAGCTGGGGAAGAAACTTGTTCATGGTGTAGGGCTTAGTCCCGGAAAACCTACGGCTCTTGGGGTTGCAGATGATGTGCCGATACTTTGTATGCCCGGGTATCCGGCAGCAGGTCTTGTGGCACTTTTTGCATTTGGAAAACCTGCACTTCGAAAAGCCGGCAATATTCCTGATGTACCTGAGACAAAAGTAAAAGCCCGTATGAGTGGGAAGATAATGTCAAGGGAAGGCTATCTCAGTTATGCAAGGGTAATACTTGAAGGGAATATCGCTCACCCACTCATGACTGCAGGTGCCGGGATATTGAGTTCCATTGCAAAGTCCGACGGATTTGTTATAATCCCAGAGAATGTTGAGGGATGCGAAGAAGGAAGCGAAGTGGAAGTTGTGTTGATTGAATGA